One stretch of Desulfonatronum sp. SC1 DNA includes these proteins:
- a CDS encoding TraR/DksA C4-type zinc finger protein, producing the protein MTHEQLDSFRRSLEELLAETTANVDRINSAIRDVVPSCADDNDRATLEAERRMLLLQADRERRLKREILLAFHRMDLGDYGSCESCGEAIDMRRLDVHPAARMCVQCMREIERGMEVDWARAGASYGRVWG; encoded by the coding sequence ATGACCCATGAACAACTGGATTCGTTTCGTCGCAGCCTGGAAGAACTCCTGGCTGAAACCACGGCCAACGTGGACCGGATCAACAGCGCCATCCGGGATGTCGTTCCATCCTGCGCGGATGACAATGATCGGGCCACTCTGGAGGCCGAAAGGCGAATGTTGCTCCTGCAGGCGGATCGGGAACGCCGCCTGAAACGCGAGATCCTCTTGGCTTTTCACCGCATGGACCTCGGAGACTACGGATCCTGCGAATCCTGCGGCGAGGCCATCGACATGCGCCGCCTTGATGTTCACCCCGCTGCCAGGATGTGCGTGCAATGCATGCGGGAAATCGAACGGGGCATGGAAGTGGACTGGGCTCGGGCAGGGGCAAGCTACGGCAGAGTATGGGGGTGA
- a CDS encoding MoxR family ATPase translates to MHQELKPVAQGISRHLLGKEREIRLALACLLAKGHLLIEDIPGVGKTTLAEAMARVLGLDMQRIQFTSDLLPADILGVSVYDRKEQTFSFHPGPIFSQVILADEINRATPKTQSALLEAMEEGQVTMDGRTRALPQPFFVIATQNPLHQIGTYPLPESQLDRFLMRISLGYPDAATERELLRIGDTREALRAAPAVLRPERLLELQQAVLDVHVSDALLDYVQALLLTSRRSATFQTGLSPRAGRALLHGAQAWAFLEGQTMVLPEHVQAVLPAVTNHRLQSSFLPAIGSTEQTSEETATNPAATLLKTPLPHP, encoded by the coding sequence TTGCATCAGGAACTTAAGCCGGTGGCTCAGGGCATCAGCCGCCATCTGCTGGGCAAGGAGCGCGAAATCAGGCTGGCCCTGGCCTGTCTACTGGCCAAGGGGCATTTGCTGATCGAGGACATTCCCGGGGTGGGCAAAACCACGCTGGCCGAGGCCATGGCCCGGGTCCTGGGGCTGGACATGCAGCGCATCCAGTTCACCAGTGACCTCCTGCCCGCGGACATCCTCGGCGTCTCGGTCTACGACCGCAAGGAGCAGACCTTCAGCTTCCACCCAGGACCGATCTTTTCCCAGGTCATCCTGGCCGATGAGATCAACCGGGCCACGCCCAAAACCCAAAGCGCCCTGCTGGAAGCCATGGAAGAGGGCCAGGTGACCATGGACGGCCGGACCAGGGCCTTGCCCCAGCCGTTTTTCGTCATCGCCACTCAGAACCCGCTGCACCAGATCGGCACCTACCCCTTGCCCGAGTCCCAACTGGACCGCTTCCTGATGCGCATCAGCCTGGGCTACCCGGACGCGGCCACGGAGCGGGAGCTCCTGCGCATCGGCGATACCCGCGAAGCCCTGCGCGCAGCCCCGGCCGTGCTTCGGCCGGAACGGTTGCTGGAACTGCAACAAGCCGTCCTGGATGTCCATGTCTCCGACGCCCTTCTGGACTATGTCCAAGCCCTGCTCCTGACTTCGCGCCGATCAGCGACCTTCCAGACCGGCCTCTCCCCCCGGGCCGGACGCGCCCTGCTCCACGGAGCCCAGGCCTGGGCCTTCCTGGAAGGCCAAACCATGGTCCTTCCCGAACACGTCCAAGCCGTCCTCCCCGCTGTCACCAACCACCGCCTCCAATCCTCCTTCCTCCCCGCCATCGGCTCCACCGAGCAAACCTCGGAAGAAACAGCCACGAATCCCGCCGCCACCCTCCTCAAAACCCCGCTGCCCCATCCGTGA
- a CDS encoding peptidyl-prolyl cis-trans isomerase, whose amino-acid sequence MKAGDKVSPERMDDSFLLAYARRMGEAKEHAGRVTPEYVLEHVQNMESLIREAHDQGFTVLAEFRQAVHQFQAELLMRTMQPDLIAEIPRESITDEDVRTFYEENIGMYGLPDIYAATVFHTLDEGEAGLLGAADGRAALDAEADVLPGVEVLTLDPMPLERFPGVWAQTLLSLETGECGPVVMHEDRFAVLCLEEARTNRTQDFEHRKEYIRNDVLYSRYRQAWREAYEHLREKHGVEIDPEAAERFRERMEEEREG is encoded by the coding sequence GTGAAAGCGGGGGATAAAGTCTCCCCGGAACGGATGGATGACTCGTTTTTATTGGCCTACGCGCGACGGATGGGCGAGGCCAAGGAACACGCCGGACGGGTCACGCCCGAATATGTGCTGGAGCATGTTCAAAATATGGAATCGCTGATCCGCGAGGCCCATGACCAGGGTTTCACGGTGTTGGCGGAATTCCGGCAGGCCGTGCATCAGTTTCAGGCCGAACTGCTGATGCGTACGATGCAGCCGGATCTGATCGCCGAAATACCGAGGGAGAGCATCACGGACGAGGATGTCAGGACCTTTTATGAGGAAAACATCGGGATGTACGGCTTGCCGGACATCTATGCGGCAACCGTGTTCCACACCTTGGATGAAGGCGAGGCCGGACTCCTGGGAGCCGCGGACGGTCGCGCTGCCCTGGACGCGGAGGCTGACGTCCTGCCGGGCGTGGAAGTGCTGACCCTGGACCCGATGCCGTTGGAACGTTTTCCGGGCGTATGGGCGCAGACCCTTCTCTCTCTGGAAACCGGAGAATGCGGCCCGGTGGTGATGCACGAGGATCGCTTCGCGGTGCTGTGCCTGGAAGAGGCGCGTACGAACCGGACCCAGGACTTCGAACACCGCAAGGAATACATCCGCAACGACGTCCTCTACTCACGCTATCGCCAGGCTTGGCGCGAAGCCTACGAACACCTGCGCGAAAAGCACGGCGTCGAGATCGACCCGGAAGCGGCGGAGCGGTTCAGAGAAAGGATGGAAGAGGAAAGAGAGGGCTGA
- a CDS encoding NAD+ synthase — protein sequence MRIALLQNNYTVGDLDGNARKIADAVRTAARQNAALCVTSELSLLGYPPRDLLLNKGFIETSWAVLRALGRDLDDAPPTLVGLAEPNASGQGRPLWNCAALLRGGEIQGVFHKTLLPTYDVFDEDRYFEPFDAPGWFELDEWRIGVTICEDIWNDKDFWTSRRYRADPVQRLAEQRVHCIVNLSASPFHLDKHCFRLRMLGEMAAKHRLPLVYVNQVGGNDDLIFDGRGCAFDSKGGQIAAAAAFAEDLVVVNIEMGTVGAAPRRADRLAVTVARDLGPTAPAAMAASTGDGSREEEIWNALVLGVRDYLHKIGFSKALLGLSGGIDSALTAAIAAEALGRENVLAVLLPSPYTSRASIDDAVTLAANLGINHLTLPIMDLMRGFDHALEQAFAGYEADVTEENIQARIRGNLLMALSNKYRAMLLTTGNKSELAVGYCTMYGDMAGGLAVIADVPKTLVYATSRWLNNRRGPVIPERILTRPPTAELRPNQTDQDSLPEYDVLDAILERVVQLHRSSEEIIREGFAPEDVHRVVGLIKNAEFKRRQAAPGLKITDVAFGSGWRMPIAARWPI from the coding sequence ATGCGCATCGCCCTGCTTCAAAACAACTACACCGTCGGCGACCTGGACGGAAACGCCCGTAAAATCGCCGACGCCGTCCGCACCGCGGCCCGGCAAAACGCGGCCCTGTGCGTCACCTCGGAACTGTCCCTGCTGGGCTACCCGCCCCGGGACCTGCTGCTGAACAAGGGATTCATCGAAACCAGTTGGGCCGTGCTCCGCGCCCTGGGCCGGGATTTGGACGACGCTCCGCCGACGCTTGTGGGGCTGGCCGAGCCCAACGCCTCCGGCCAGGGCCGCCCGCTCTGGAACTGCGCGGCCCTGCTGCGCGGCGGCGAAATCCAAGGCGTCTTCCACAAGACCCTCCTGCCCACGTACGATGTCTTTGACGAGGACCGCTATTTCGAGCCCTTCGACGCCCCGGGCTGGTTCGAGTTGGATGAATGGCGGATCGGAGTGACCATCTGCGAGGACATCTGGAACGACAAGGACTTCTGGACGTCGCGGCGCTACCGGGCGGACCCGGTGCAGCGGCTGGCCGAGCAGCGCGTCCACTGCATCGTCAACCTTTCCGCGTCTCCGTTCCACCTGGACAAACACTGCTTCCGACTGCGCATGCTGGGGGAGATGGCCGCCAAGCACCGCCTGCCCCTGGTCTACGTCAACCAAGTGGGCGGCAATGACGACCTGATCTTCGACGGACGCGGCTGCGCCTTCGACTCCAAAGGCGGGCAAATCGCCGCTGCCGCGGCCTTTGCCGAAGACCTGGTGGTGGTAAACATTGAAATGGGGACGGTCGGTGCCGCGCCTCGGCGAGCCGACCGTCTGGCGGTTACCGTTGCCAGGGATCTGGGACCGACGGCACCCGCCGCCATGGCGGCGTCAACTGGCGATGGCTCCCGGGAAGAGGAAATCTGGAACGCCCTGGTCCTGGGCGTTCGGGACTACCTCCACAAGATCGGCTTCAGCAAGGCCCTGCTGGGCCTGTCCGGCGGGATCGACTCGGCCCTGACCGCGGCCATTGCCGCCGAGGCCCTGGGGCGGGAAAACGTCCTGGCCGTGCTCTTGCCCTCGCCCTACACCAGCCGGGCCAGCATCGACGACGCCGTGACCCTGGCCGCCAACCTCGGCATCAACCACCTCACCCTGCCTATCATGGACCTGATGCGGGGCTTCGACCACGCCCTGGAACAGGCCTTCGCCGGGTACGAGGCGGACGTGACCGAGGAGAACATCCAGGCCCGGATCCGGGGGAACCTGCTGATGGCCCTGTCCAACAAGTACCGGGCCATGCTGCTGACCACGGGGAACAAGTCCGAACTGGCCGTGGGCTACTGCACCATGTACGGGGACATGGCCGGGGGCCTGGCGGTCATCGCCGACGTGCCCAAGACCCTGGTCTACGCCACGTCTCGCTGGCTGAACAACCGTCGCGGCCCCGTGATCCCGGAGCGCATCCTGACCCGCCCACCCACGGCGGAGCTGCGCCCGAACCAGACCGACCAGGACAGCCTGCCGGAATACGACGTCCTGGACGCCATCCTGGAACGCGTGGTTCAACTGCACCGCTCCAGCGAGGAAATCATCCGCGAAGGCTTCGCCCCGGAGGACGTCCACCGGGTGGTCGGGCTGATCAAGAACGCGGAATTCAAACGCCGCCAGGCCGCGCCCGGCCTGAAGATCACCGACGTGGCCTTCGGCTCCGGCTGGCGCATGCCCATCGCGGCCCGCTGGCCGATTTAG
- the ybeY gene encoding rRNA maturation RNase YbeY: MRDPETLRHPVLPLSRSALRDIVTRILDVADPPGDHSGTFGQPVLEVRITSDRGIMDLHQRHLGGAGPTNVLSFPAESPPTSEPDPNAVRGSIVISADAVLREAFLYGQDPRDHFIRLLTHALLHLADFDHGEIMDDLTEQVVEHLREPTPDNREP; the protein is encoded by the coding sequence TTGCGGGACCCCGAGACCCTGCGCCATCCGGTTCTCCCGTTGAGCCGCTCGGCGCTACGGGATATCGTGACCCGGATTCTGGACGTCGCGGACCCTCCCGGAGATCATTCCGGCACTTTCGGCCAACCAGTATTGGAAGTGCGGATTACTTCGGATAGGGGAATCATGGACCTGCACCAAAGGCACCTGGGCGGAGCGGGCCCGACCAATGTGCTCAGCTTTCCGGCGGAATCGCCCCCGACCTCCGAGCCTGATCCGAACGCGGTCCGCGGCTCCATCGTCATCAGCGCGGACGCGGTGCTCCGGGAGGCCTTCCTCTACGGCCAGGACCCGCGAGACCACTTCATCCGCCTGCTGACCCACGCCCTGCTCCATCTGGCCGACTTCGATCACGGCGAAATCATGGACGACCTGACCGAACAGGTGGTGGAGCACTTGCGCGAGCCCACGCCCGACAACCGTGAACCCTGA